The Neomonachus schauinslandi chromosome 11, ASM220157v2, whole genome shotgun sequence genome contains a region encoding:
- the FAM118B gene encoding protein FAM118B isoform X1, whose product MASTGSQASDIDKILGYFSDGAPPTKKPRKLLPSLKTKKPRELVLVIGTGISAAVAPQVPALKSWKGLIQALLDAAIDFDLLEDEESRKFQKCLHEDKNLVHVAHDLIQKLSPRTSNVRSTFFKDCLYEVFDDLESKMEDSGKQLLQSVLHLMENGALVLTTNFDNLLELYAADQGKQLESLDLTDEKKVLEWAQEKRKLSVLHIHGVYTNPSGIVLHPAGYQNVLRNTEVMREIQKLYENKSFLFLGCGWTVDDTTFQALFLEAVKHKSDLEHFMLVRRGDVDEFKKLRENMLDKGIKVISYGNEYADLPEYFKRLTCEISTRGRSGMVREGQLNGSSAAHSEIRDCRT is encoded by the exons ATGGCTTCTACAGGGAGCCAGGCCTCTGATATAGACAAGATTCTTGGATACTTCAGTGATGGCGCACCCCCCACCAAAAAGCCCAG GAAGCTGCTTCCAAGCTTAAAAACTAAGAAGCCGCGGGAACTTGTGCTGGTGATCGGAACGGGCATCAGCGCCGCGGTGGCACCGCAGGTTCCAGCCCTGAAGTCCTGGAAGGGCTTAATTCAGGCCTTGCTGGATGCCGCCATTGACTTTGATCTTCTAGAAGACGAGGAGAGcagaaaatttcagaaatgtcTCCATGAAGACAAAAACCTTGTCCACGTTGCCCATGACCTTATCCAGAAACTCTCTCCT CGAACTAGTAATGTTCGATCCACATTTTTCAAGGACTGTTTATATGAAGTATTTGATGATTTGGAGTCAAAGATGGAAGATTCTGGAAAACAGCTCCTTCAGTCAGTTCTCCACCTGATGGAAAATGGAGCCCTGGTATTAACTACAAATTTTGATAATCTCCTGGAACTGTATGCAGCAGATCAGGGAAAACAACTTGAATCCCTTGACCTTACTgatgagaaaaag GTTCTAGAGTGGGCTCAGGAGAAGCGGAAGCTGAGCGTCTTACACATCCATGGGGTCTACACCAACCCTAGTGGCATTGTCCTCCATCCAGCTGGGTATCAGAATGTGCTCAGGAACACTGAAGTTATG AGAGAGATTCAGAAACTCTATGAAAACAAGTCATTTCTTTTCCTGGGATGTGGCTGGACTGTGGATGACACCACTTTCCAAGCCCTTTTTCTGGAGGCTGTGAAGCATAAATCTGACTTAGAACATTTCATGCTGGTTCGGAGAGGAGATGTGGATGAGTTCAAGAAGCTTCGAGAAAACATGCTGGACAAAGGAATTAAGGTCATCTCCTATGGAAATGAATATGCTGATCTCCCAGAATATTTCAAGCGACTGACATGTGAGATCTCCACGAGGGGTAGATCAG
- the FAM118B gene encoding protein FAM118B isoform X2 — protein sequence MASTGSQASDIDKILGYFSDGAPPTKKPRKLLPSLKTKKPRELVLVIGTGISAAVAPQVPALKSWKGLIQALLDAAIDFDLLEDEESRKFQKCLHEDKNLVHVAHDLIQKLSPRTSNVRSTFFKDCLYEVFDDLESKMEDSGKQLLQSVLHLMENGALVLTTNFDNLLELYAADQGKQLESLDLTDEKKREIQKLYENKSFLFLGCGWTVDDTTFQALFLEAVKHKSDLEHFMLVRRGDVDEFKKLRENMLDKGIKVISYGNEYADLPEYFKRLTCEISTRGRSGMVREGQLNGSSAAHSEIRDCRT from the exons ATGGCTTCTACAGGGAGCCAGGCCTCTGATATAGACAAGATTCTTGGATACTTCAGTGATGGCGCACCCCCCACCAAAAAGCCCAG GAAGCTGCTTCCAAGCTTAAAAACTAAGAAGCCGCGGGAACTTGTGCTGGTGATCGGAACGGGCATCAGCGCCGCGGTGGCACCGCAGGTTCCAGCCCTGAAGTCCTGGAAGGGCTTAATTCAGGCCTTGCTGGATGCCGCCATTGACTTTGATCTTCTAGAAGACGAGGAGAGcagaaaatttcagaaatgtcTCCATGAAGACAAAAACCTTGTCCACGTTGCCCATGACCTTATCCAGAAACTCTCTCCT CGAACTAGTAATGTTCGATCCACATTTTTCAAGGACTGTTTATATGAAGTATTTGATGATTTGGAGTCAAAGATGGAAGATTCTGGAAAACAGCTCCTTCAGTCAGTTCTCCACCTGATGGAAAATGGAGCCCTGGTATTAACTACAAATTTTGATAATCTCCTGGAACTGTATGCAGCAGATCAGGGAAAACAACTTGAATCCCTTGACCTTACTgatgagaaaaag AGAGAGATTCAGAAACTCTATGAAAACAAGTCATTTCTTTTCCTGGGATGTGGCTGGACTGTGGATGACACCACTTTCCAAGCCCTTTTTCTGGAGGCTGTGAAGCATAAATCTGACTTAGAACATTTCATGCTGGTTCGGAGAGGAGATGTGGATGAGTTCAAGAAGCTTCGAGAAAACATGCTGGACAAAGGAATTAAGGTCATCTCCTATGGAAATGAATATGCTGATCTCCCAGAATATTTCAAGCGACTGACATGTGAGATCTCCACGAGGGGTAGATCAG